From one Dama dama isolate Ldn47 chromosome 4, ASM3311817v1, whole genome shotgun sequence genomic stretch:
- the MYADM gene encoding myeloid-associated differentiation marker, producing MPVTVTRTTVTTTMSSSSGLGSPTIVGSPRVLTQPLGLLRLLQLVSTCVAFSLVASVGAWTGPMGNWSMFTWCFCFSVTLIILIVELGGLQVRFPLSWRNFPITYACYAALFCLSSSIIYPTTYVQFLSHGRSRDHAIAATAFSCIACIAYATEVAWTRARPGEITGYMATVPGLLKVLETFVACVIFAFISDPVLYQHQSALEWCVAVYSICFILAAVAILLNLGDCTNVLPIAFPTFLSGLALISVIFYATALVLWPLYQFDQRHGGQPRRQMDVSCSRSHTYYVCFWDRRLAVAILTGINLLAYLADLVYSARLVFVRV from the coding sequence atgCCGGTGACGGTAACCCGCACCACCGTGACAACCACCATGTCGTCGTCCTCCGGCCTGGGCTCCCCGACCATCGTGGGGTCCCCTCGGGTGCTGACCCAGCCGCTGGGCCTCCTCCGCCTGCTGCAGCTGGTCTCCACCTGCGTGGCCTTCTCGCTGGTGGCCAGTGTGGGCGCTTGGACGGGGCCCATGGGCAACTGGTCCATGTTCACCTGGTGCTTCTGCTTCTCGGTGACGCTCATCATCCTCATCGTGGAGCTGGGTGGGCTCCAGGTCCGCTTTCCGCTGTCCTGGCGCAACTTCCCCATCACCTACGCCTGCTATGCCGCCCTCTTctgcctctcctcctccatcATCTACCCCACCACCTACGTGCAGTTCCTGTCTCACGGGCGCTCCCGGGACCACGCCATCGCCGCCACCgccttctcctgcattgcctgtATTGCCTACGCCACTGAGGTGGCCTGGACCCGGGCCCGGCCCGGCGAGATCACCGGCTACATGGCCACTGTGCCTGGCCTGCTCAAGGTGCTGGAGACCTTCGTGGCCTGCGTCATCTTCGCCTTCATCAGCGACCCGGTGCTATACCAGCACCAGTCGGCCCTGGAGTGGTGCGTGGCCGTGTATTCCATCTGTTTCATCCTGGCAGCCGTGGCCATCCTGCTGAACCTCGGCGACTGCACCAACGTCCTGCCCATCGCCTTCCCTACTTTCCTGTCAGGCCTGGCCCTGATCTCTGTCATCTTCTACGCCACGGCCCTGGTCCTCTGGCCGCTCTACCAGTTTGACCAGAGGCATGGCGGTCAGCCACGCCGGCAGATGGATGTCAGTTGCAGCAGAAGCCACACCTACTACGTGTGTTTCTGGGACCGTCGGCTGGCTGTGGCCATCCTGACAGGCATCAACCTGCTGGCTTACCTGGCCGACCTGGTGTATTCGGCCCGCCTGGTTTTCGTCAGGGTCTGA